Proteins from a genomic interval of Zingiber officinale cultivar Zhangliang chromosome 1B, Zo_v1.1, whole genome shotgun sequence:
- the LOC121988359 gene encoding putative bifunctional dihydrofolate reductase-thymidylate synthase produces the protein MQSTRRAFLIDNNIIKEREREGKGKKPSSLPIPAPPSTSFHWPPVFLSLRSGSNRIVSPPSRISYLIHALVASRRTDSFSLSPSSHMFLSSRLLTASKSTGAAFFCRSCRFDTGTFGKVNNFTRCLRVLAMEGSNRAAHFDSKRSYQVAVAATHDLGIGKDGSLPWKLPSDLKFFKQITVTTSDPTKRNAVIMGRKTWESIPPQFRPLPGRLNVVLTRSGSFDITTSENILVCGSMDSALEILSTTSYCLSIEKVFVIGGGSILREVINAPGCEAIHLTDIEASIECDTFMPPIDSSVFRPWYSSYPMVENDIRYSFVTYVRAQSSSTEVHVSTDGDMNGGHLAMDKFNVQDFSFLPEFIYKKHEEYVYLGLVEDIIHNGAQRNDRTGTGTLSKFGCQMRFNLRRSFPLLTTKRVFWRGVVEELLWFISGSTNAKVLQEKGIHIWDGNASREYLDSIGLIDREEGDLGPVYGFQWRHFGAEYTNMYADYTGKGFDQLLDVIDKIKHNPDDRRIILSAWNPSDLKKMALPPCHMFAQFYVANGELSCQMYQRSADMGLGVPFNIASYSLLTCMIAQVCDLSPGDFVHVIGDAHVYRTHVRPLEEQLQKQPKLFPVLKLNPLKKDMDSFVASDIKLFGYAPHNKIEMKMAI, from the exons ATGCAAAGTACAAGGCGGGCTTTTCTAATCGACAATAACATAAttaaagagagagagagggaaggGAAAGGAAAAAAACCCTCTTCCCTTCCTATTCCGGCGCCGCCTTCCACATCTTTCCACTGGCCGCCAGTCTTCCTCTCTTTGCGCAGTGGTTCCAATCGGATTGTGAGTCCTCCATCAAGGATATCCTATCTCATCCATGCCCTCGTCGCCTCACGCCGGACAGATTCTTTCTCCCTTTCCCCTTCCTCGCACATGTTCTTATCTTCTCGCCTATTGACTGCCTCGAAGAGCACAG GTGCTGCCTTCTTCTGTAGAAGTTGTCGGTTTGATACTGGAACTTTTGGCAAAGTGAATAATTTTACTCGTTGTCTTAGAGTTCTGGCAATGGAGGGTTCAAATCGTGCTGCCCATTTTGATTCTAAGAGGAGTTATCAAGTTGCTGTTGCTGCCACCCACGATCTGGGTATTGGGAAAGATGGGAGTTTGCCATGGAAGTTGCCATCTGACCTGAAGTTTTTTAAGCAAATCACGGTTACAACTTCAGATCCCACAAAGAGGAATGCAGTTATTATGGGCAGGAAAACATGGGAAAGTATTCCGCCACAGTTCAGACCTCTTCCTGGACGGTTGAATGTTGTGCTGACTCGTTCGGGAAGTTTTGATATTACAACATCTGAGAATATCCTTGTATGTGGAAGCATGGATTCTGCTTTGGAGATTTTGTCAACAACCTCGTATTGTTTGTCTATTGAGAAAGTGTTTGTCATAGGAGGTGGCTCAATACTAAG GGAAGTGATTAATGCACCTGGATGTGAAGCCATTCACCTAACAGACATTGAGGCATCCATTGAATGTGATACTTTCATGCCTCCAATAGATTCTTCTGTATTTCGGCCATGGTACTCATCCTACCCCATGGTGGAGAATGACATCAGATATTCATTTGTGACATACGTTCGGGCACAAAGCTCATCTACTGAAGTTCATGTTTCTACTGATGGGGATATGAATGGTGGCCATTTAGCTATGGATAAATTTAATGTTCAGGATTTCTCGTTTCTTCCTGAATTTATATACAAAAAGCATGAAGAATATGTTTATCTTGGACTTGTTGAGGATATCATACACAATGGTGCTCAGAGAAATGATAGGACAGGGACTGGAACATTATCTAAATTTGGTTGTCAG ATGCGATTTAACTTGAGGAGATCATTTCCATTGCTGACAACTAAG AGGGTCTTTTggcgaggtgttgtggaagaacTTCTGTGGTTTATAAGTGGTTCTACTAATGCAAAG GTTCTACAAGAAAAGGGAATTCACATATGGGATGGCAATGCATCAAGAGAGTACCTTGATAG TATTGGCTTGATTGATAGGGAGGAAGGAGACCTAGGACCTGTATATGGATTTCAATGGAGGCACTTTGGTGCTGA ATACACTAACATGTATGCTGACTATACTGGAAAAGGATTTGATCAGTTACTGGATGTAAtagataaaattaaacataatccaGACGACCGCCGAATAATTCTATCAGCATGGAATCCTTCGGATCTTAAGAAAATGGCTCTTCCTCCTTGTCATATGTTTGCACAA TTCTATGTGGCTAATGGGGAATTATCATGCCAAATGTACCAACGGTCTGCAGATATGGGTCTTGGTGTGCCATTTAACATTGCATCATATTCACTTTTGACATGCATGATTGCTCAAGTCTGTG ATCTCTCTCCTGGAGATTTTGTCCATGTTATTGGAGATGCTCATGTTTATAGAACTCATGTAAGACCTCTGGAGGAACAACTTCAGAAGCAACCCAAACTTTTTCCG GTTCTAAAACTTAACCCTCTGAAGAAGGACATGGATTCGTTTGTTGCATCTGACATCAAGCTTTTTGGCTATGCGCCCCATAACAAGATAGAAATGAAAATGGCAATCTAG
- the LOC121988350 gene encoding phenylcoumaran benzylic ether reductase Pyrc5-like, translating to MASKSKILVIGATGYIGKDIALASAREGHSTFALVRAAAGADQPPAKAKLLQDFQAAGVTLVHGDLYDHGSLVSAIKQVDVVISAIGFLQLKDQTKIIDAIKDSGTHIKRFLPSEFGNDVDRVNTVEPAKSTFDIKVQIRRAVEASGIPYTYVASNFFAGYFLPSLGQAGVAGLPTDKVVILGDGNVKAVFVDEDDIGTYTVKAVDDPRTLNKVLYLRPPSNILSHNELVSLWEKKVGKTFKRVYVSEEEVLKKIQESPIPLNVVYAIHHSVFINGDHTNFEIEPSFGVEASELYPDVKYTSVDEYLNRFI from the exons ATGGCGTCGAAGAGCAAGATTCTAGTGATCGGCGCCACCGGATACATCGGCAAGGACATCGCTCTCGCCAGCGCCAGGGAAGGCCACTCCACCTTCGCCCTCGTCCGTGCCGCTGCTGGCGCCGACCAGCCCCCTGCCAAGGCCAAGCTCCTCCAAGACTTCCAGGCAGCCGGCGTCACGCTCGTCCAC GGGGATCTGTACGACCACGGGAGCCTGGTGAGCGCCATCAAGCAAGTCGACGTCGTTATCTCCGCCATCGGCTTTTTGCAGTTGAAGGATCAAACCAAGATCATCGACGCCATCAAAGATTCAGGCACCCACATCAAG AGGTTTTTACCTTCCGAGTTCGGCAACGATGTCGATCGAGTGAACACCGTAGAGCCGGCCAAGTCAACCTTCGACATCAAGGTACAGATCCGAAGGGCCGTGGAGGCTTCAGGGATCCCTTACACTTACGTGGCCAGCAATTTCTTCGCCGGGTACTTCCTCCCATCGCTCGGGCAGGCTGGAGTTGCCGGTCTTCCAACCGACAAAGTAGTCATTTTGGGTGATGGGAACGTCAAAG CTGTGTTTGTCGATGAAGATGACATCGGAACATACACTGTGAAAGCAGTGGATGATCCCAGAACATTGAACAAGGTCCTGTATCTGAGACCACCAAGCAACATCCTATCGCACAACGAGCTCGTTTCTCTGTGGGAAAAGAAAGTCGGCAAGACCTTCAAGCGGGTCTATGTTTCTGAAGAAGAAGTTCTCAAGAAGATCCAAG AATCTCCTATCCCATTGAACGTGGTTTATGCAATTCATCACTCGGTCTTCATCAATGGCGACCACACCAACTTCGAGATCGAACCATCATTCGGCGTGGAGGCCTCGGAACTCTACCCCGATGTCAAATATACTTCTGTCGATGAATACCTGAATCGTTTTATctaa
- the LOC121988390 gene encoding protein POOR HOMOLOGOUS SYNAPSIS 1-like, with the protein MRFSTCSDAESFLGFVKEMVDDAPHECEISSHSEILSPAGLYTSVEEPMPMNDGGIPASDDNKEPELSQHSMLFSSAPSISSELPHSFTELLNNCLSDNTEKVIDQTVHIGEPDLGSHAKEYLVNPLRQAAPEQLGSMEEGDIMANIECMSDATFHDMLSMLEKTIYELGGNLALEVTGPSFDERRVNSPGS; encoded by the exons ATGCGGTTCTCGACATGTTCTGATGCAGAATCATTCCTTGGTTTTGTGAAG GAGATGGtggatgatgctcctcatgaatGTGAAATTTCATCTCATTCTGAAATACTTTCCCCGGCTGGCCTTTATACTAG TGTTGAAGAGCCTATGCCAATGAATGATGGGGGAATTCCAGCTTCTGATGACAACAAAGAGCCGGAGTTATCACAACATTCAATGCTCTTTAGCAGTGCTCCATCGATTTCTTCTGAGCTTCCACACAGCTTTACGGAGCTTCTAAACAATTGCTTGAGCGACAATACTGAAAAAG TTATCGATCAAACAGTTCATATAGGTGAACCTGATCTTGGATCTCATGCTAAG GAGTACCTGGTGAATCCTTTACGACAAG CTGCACCTGAGCAGCTTGGATCAATGGAAGAAGGTGACATCATGGCCAACATTGAG TGCATGTCAGATGCTACTTTTCATG ATATGCTCTCCATGCTGGAGAAGACTATCTATGAGTTGGGTGGTAACTTAGCACTGGAGGTGACTGGCCCCTCTTTTGATGAAAGGCGTGTTAATTCTCCAGGCTCTTAG
- the LOC121988374 gene encoding phosphatidylinositol/phosphatidylcholine transfer protein SFH12-like: protein MCEVMSGPLNQIHKHGLDVISEDDRRTKIESLKKKAHDASTKFRSLSKRRRRSSRVMSVSIEDVRDAEEMKAVEAFRQILILEEMLPSKHDDYHTMLRFLKARKFDIEKTKQMWADMLNWRKEFGADTILEDFEFKELDQVLEYYPQGHHGVDKDGRPVYIERLGQVDANKLMQVTTMDRYVKYHVKEFERTFAVKFPACSIAAKQHIDQSTTIIDVQGVGIKQFSKAARDLIGRLQKIDGDNYPETLCRMFIVNAGQGFRLLWNTIKSFLDPKTTAKIHVLGNKYQSKLLEVIDASELPEFLGGTCNCEGGCLRSDKGPWQDAEISKKHDSFPPEAHLTADDKCSISPSPPRSTIEHPQMSPVREVDSTKCQITREEFPAPCSYGGFDPYVDKAVDTNWSKKSDISKGSYDVSEIYKGPDGFSNQILSGAITIVMGILSMVRVGQNMTRKIVDAEINNCSGKMDQRQLPASPVSAVEYSCALRRLGELEEKVTVLSNKPTEMPPEKEEMLNAAVKRVDALEVELAATKKALEDTLEKQKELLAYVEKRKKKKKFNPFCWKKEKTLVY, encoded by the exons ATGTGTGAAGTCATGTCGGGACCGCTGAACCAGATTCACAAACATG GTCTTGATGTGATCTCTGAGGATGATAGGAGAACTAAGATTGAATCGCTAAAGAAGAAGGCACATGATGCTTCCACAAAGTTCAGGTCTTTGTCAAAAAGGCGTAGGAGAAGTAGCAGGGTCATGTCTGTCTCCATTGAGGATGTTCGCGATGCTGAGGAAATGAAAGCTGTTGAGGCCTTTAGGCAGATTCTCATTTTGGAAGAGATGCTTCCTTCTAAGCATGATGACTATCATACGATGCTCAG ATTTCTCAAGGCCAGGAAATTTGACATTGAGAAAACAAAGCAAATGTGGGCAGATATGCTCAATTGGAGGAAGGAATTTGGAGCTGATACAATTTTAGAG GACTTTGAGTTCAAGGAACTTGATCAAGTCTTAGAGTACTATCCACAAGGTCATCATGGTGTAGATAAAGACGGCAGACCTGTCTATATTGAAAGGTTGGGTCAAGTTGATGCCAACAAGCTGATGCAAGTCACAACCATGGATCGATATGTTAAGTACCATGTAAAAGAGTTTGAGAGGACTTTTGCTGTCAAGTTTCCGGCTTGTTCAATTGCAGCAAAACAACACATTGACCAGAGCACTACCATCATTGATGTTCAGGGAGTG GGTATTAAACAATTCAGTAAAGCAGCAAGAGATCTTATAGGACGTCTTCAAAAAATTGATGGTGACAATTATCCTGAG ACCTTGTGCCGCATGTTCATCGTCAATGCAGGCCAGGGATTCAGACTGCTTTGGAATACCATAAAGTCCTTCCTAGATCCCAAAACTACTGCTAAAATCCAT GTTTTAGGAAACAAATACCAGAGTAAGTTGCTAGAAGTAATTGATGCCAG TGAATTGCCGGAGTTCCTTGGTGGCACCTGCAACTGTGAAGGTGGATGCCTTCGATCGGATAAAGGTCCATGGCAGGATGCTGAAATCTCCAAG AAGCATGATTCCTTCCCTCCCGAAGCACACTTAACAGCAGATGATAAGTGTTCTATTTCTCCCAGCCCCCCAAGGAGCACTATTGAGCACCCACAGATGTCACCTGTACGGGAAGTAGACAGTACAAAATGTCAG ATTACTCGTGAAGAATTCCCTGCACCATGTTCATATGGCGGTTTTGATCCATATGTGGACAAGGCTGTGGATACTAACTGGAGCAAAAAGTCTGACATCTCTAAAG GTTCTTATGATGTCTCTGAAATTTACAAAGGTCCAGATGGATTTAGTAATCAGATTTTATCTGGAGCCATAACGATTGTCATGGGAATTCTCTCCATGGTCCGTGTTGGTCAGAATATGACacggaagattgttgatgcagagATCAATAACTGTTCTGGCAAAATGGACCAGAGACAGCTACCAGCATCGCCTGTCTCAGCAGTTGAATATTCGTGTGCATTGAGACGCCTGGGAGAGCTTGAAGAGAAGGTAACTGTTCTCAGCAATAAGCCCACTGAGATGCCACCTGAGAAGGAAGAGATGCTAAATGCTGCTGTTAAGCGTGTGGATGCTTTGGAGGTGGAGCTTGCAGCAACAAAGAAG GCTCTTGAGGATACTCTAGAGAAACAGAAGGAGCTTCTTGCTTATgttgagaagagaaagaagaaaaagaagttt AATCCATTTTGCTGGAAGAAGGAAAAAACTCTGGTCTACTGA
- the LOC121988370 gene encoding phenylpropanoylacetyl-CoA synthase codes for MEVNGYRIIHSADGPATILAIGTANPTNVVDQNAYPDFYFRVTNSEHLQELKAKFRRICEKAAIRKRHLYLTEEILREHPSLLAPMAPSFDARQQIVVEAVPKLAKEAAEKAIKEWGRPKSDITHLVFCSASGIDMPGSDLQLLKLLGLPLCVNRVMLYNVGCHAGGTALRVAKDLAENNRGARVLAVCSEVTVLSYRGPHPAHIESLFVQALFGDGAAALVVGSDPVDGVERPIFEIASASQVMLPESEEAVGGHLREIGLTFHLKSQLPSIIASNIEQSLTTACSPLGLSDWNQLFWTVHPGGRAILDQVEARLGLEKDRLAATRHVLSEYGNMQSATVLFILDEMRKRSAADGHATTGEGLDWGVLLGFGPGLSIETVVLHSCKLN; via the exons ATGGAAGTGAACGGCTACCGGATAATTCACAGCGCCGACGGGCCAGCGACGATCTTGGCCATCGGCACCGCCAACCCCACCAACGTCGTCGATCAGAACGCTTATCCCGACTTCTATTTCCGGGTCACCAACTCCGAGCATCTGCAGGAACTCAAAGCCAAGTTTAGGCGCATCT GTGAGAAAGCGGCGATCAGGAAGAGGCACTTGTACTTGACCGAGGAGATTTTGCGGGAGCATCCTAGCTTGCTGGCTCCCATGGCGCCGTCGTTCGACGCGCGGCAGCAGATCGTGGTGGAGGCGGTGCCGAAGCTGGCGAAGGAAGCGGCGGAGAAGGCGATCAAGGAGTGGGGCCGCCCCAAATCGGACATCACGCACCTCGTCTTCTGCTCCGCGAGCGGAATCGACATGCCCGGCTCCGACCTCCAGCTCCTCAAGCTGCTCGGGCTCCCGCTGTGCGTCAATCGCGTCATGCTCTACAACGTCGGGTGCCACGCCGGCGGCACCGCCCTCCGCGTCGCCAAGGACCTCGCGGAGAACAACCGCGGCGCGCGGGTGCTCGCCGTCTGCTCCGAGGTCACCGTGCTCTCCTATCGCGGCCCCCACCCCGCCCACATCGAGAGCCTCTTCGTGCAGGCACTGTTTGGCGACGGCGCCGCCGCGCTCGTGGTCGGGTCCGACCCGGTCGATGGCGTCGAGCGCCCCATCTTCGAAATCGCCTCGGCGTCCCAA GTGATGCTTCCGGAAAGCGAAGAGGCGGTGGGCGGCCACCTCCGCGAAATTGGGCTGACCTTCCACCTCAAGAGCCAGCTTCCGTCGATCATTGCGAGCAACATCGAGCAGAGCCTGACGACGGCGTGCTCGCCGCTGGGGCTGTCGGACTGGAACCAGCTGTTCTGGACGGTTCACCCCGGCGGCCGAGCGATCCTGGACCAGGTGGAGGCGCGGCTCGGGCTGGAGAAGGACCGGCTCGCCGCGACGCGGCACGTACTCAGCGAGTACGGCAACATGCAGAGCGCCACCGTGCTGTTCATCCTGGACGAGATGCGGAAACGCTCGGCCGCGGACGGCCACGCCACCACCGGCGAGGGGCTCGACTGGGGCGTGCTTTTGGGCTTCGGCCCGGGTCTCTCCATCGAGACCGTCGTCCTCCATAGTTGCAAACTGAACTAG
- the LOC121988397 gene encoding protein POOR HOMOLOGOUS SYNAPSIS 1-like — MQMASTDGLLISPSAATKMEAEELAAQRRMQWEVELARFFNFTRSAPPPGLRSLPKGKRYCSNGTWISSESLATLLVHKPNPHSAPVLSLTVPALACALEEHYVSNLNFSWPQVSCVPQCPVRGSRVVFASYMDSFIQASEIVFSTLL, encoded by the exons ATGCAAATGGCTTCTACTGATGGATTGCTGATATCCCCCTCCGCGGCCACGAAGATGGAGGCGGAGGAGCTGGCGGCGCAGCGGCGAATGCAATGGGAGGTGGAGTTAGCGCGCTTCTTCAATTTTACGCGGTCCGCCCCTCCGCCCGGTCTCCGGTCCCTCCCGAAGGGCAAGAGATATTGCTCCAATGGAACATGGATCTCCTCGGAGTCCTTAGCCACTCTCCTTGTACACAAGCCAAATCCGCACTCCGCTCCGGTCCTCTCCCTCACCGTTCCAGCATTAGCATGCGCTCTT GAGGAACACTACGTTTCAAATCTCAACTTCTCATGGCCGCAAGTGTCTTGCGTTCCTCAATGCCCAGTTAGAGGCAGCAGGGTGGTCTTTGCAAGTTACATGGATTCATTCATCCAGGCAAGTGAAATCGTTTTTTCCACTCTCTTGTAA